A genome region from Natronosalvus rutilus includes the following:
- the smc gene encoding chromosome segregation protein SMC gives MHIKALVLDNFKSFGRKTKIPFYEDFTVVTGPNGSGKSNIIDAVLFALGLARTRGIRAEKLTDLIYNPGHDGDEESASPREAIVEVILDNSDETLTRSQVVNAAGSDDVGDCEEIRIRRRIKRTEDNYYSYYYLNDRSVNLSDIQDLLAQAGVTPEGYNVVMQGDVTEIINMTPYNRRQIIDEIAGVAEFDAKKEDAFGELEIVQERIDEAELRIGEKRDRLAQLEDERQTALRYRRLREEKDEYEGYLKASELEDKREELAGVEEKIDGLEADLEDLQRELDERQGTVLRLEEDLEDLNAEIERKGEDEQLRIKSEIESVKGDISRLEDRIEATTDRIDEAESTRREAFVQIDRKQEQVADLEDEMREYKLEKASLTSEVQERESEVERLETEIDDVDTEYDEVKAELRERKDALEAAKTEKNDLQREQDRLLDEARRRSNEVSETEAEIEALQESIPEIETQRKDLERELQKAEANRENITGVVEDLRDEKRELQAKLEEIDDELQAKQAEYAELEANAGESGDSSFGRAVTTIQNAAIDGVHGPVAELGSVSGEYAVACETAAGGRLANVVVDDDVIGQQCIEYLKSRNAGRATFLPITKMRSRGLPNAPSDPGVVDFAYNLVDFDDQYAGIFSYVLGDTLVVEDIETARAYMGDYRMVTLDGDLVEKSGAMTGGSRKGSRYSFTSGGKGQIERVATQIAQLQDEKQSVRSDLRGVEERLDDARDRQTDAADEVRSIEAELEKLDEKRARIEGDVEDLETKLEDLEDDRESVDERMTEIADEIEATTGEIDDIQADIDDLETELADSKIPELTAQIEDLGGEIDEREERMDTLDTKLNELGLEKQYAEDAIEDLHDDIETAQNRKAELESTIDDCEDAIEDKRGELEDKREAVAELEDELAELKGERSEVKEAVSEARTARDQQQDRVNAVESKLESARERAGALEWEIDALEEEVGEYDPEDVPDHDTVVEMVELLEADMEALEPVNMLAIDEYDDVRSDLDDLEEGRETLVEEAEGIRERIEQYETQKKRTFMDAYDAIAEHFTDIFEKLSEGTGTLHLEDEVDPFEGGLTMKAQPGDKPIQRLDAMSGGEKSLTALAFIFAIQRHNPAPFYALDEVDAFLDAVNAERVGQMVDELAGRAQFVVVSHRSAMLDRSERAIGVTMQQDNVSAVTGIDLSGDGDGEEVPADD, from the coding sequence ATGCACATCAAGGCGCTCGTCCTGGACAATTTCAAGAGTTTCGGCCGGAAAACGAAGATCCCTTTCTACGAGGACTTCACCGTCGTCACGGGCCCGAACGGCTCCGGCAAGTCGAACATCATCGACGCCGTCCTCTTCGCGCTCGGCCTGGCTCGCACCCGCGGGATCAGAGCCGAGAAACTCACCGACCTGATCTACAACCCGGGCCACGACGGGGACGAGGAATCCGCCAGTCCACGCGAGGCCATCGTCGAGGTCATCCTCGACAATAGCGACGAGACGCTGACGCGCTCGCAGGTCGTCAACGCCGCCGGCAGCGACGACGTCGGCGACTGCGAGGAGATCCGCATCCGTCGACGGATCAAGCGCACCGAGGACAACTACTACTCCTACTACTACCTCAACGACCGCTCGGTCAACCTCTCGGACATCCAGGACCTGCTCGCCCAGGCCGGCGTCACCCCCGAGGGCTACAACGTCGTCATGCAGGGCGACGTCACCGAGATCATCAACATGACGCCGTACAACCGGCGCCAGATCATCGACGAGATCGCCGGCGTCGCCGAGTTCGACGCCAAGAAAGAGGACGCCTTCGGCGAACTCGAGATCGTGCAAGAACGTATCGACGAGGCCGAGTTGCGCATCGGCGAAAAACGCGACCGGCTCGCCCAACTCGAGGACGAGCGCCAGACGGCGCTTCGCTATCGGCGACTTCGCGAGGAGAAGGACGAGTACGAGGGGTATCTCAAGGCGAGCGAACTCGAGGACAAGCGCGAGGAACTCGCGGGCGTCGAGGAGAAGATCGACGGCCTCGAGGCCGACCTCGAGGACCTCCAGCGCGAACTCGACGAACGCCAGGGGACGGTGCTCAGGCTCGAGGAGGACCTCGAGGACCTCAACGCCGAAATCGAGCGCAAGGGTGAGGACGAACAGTTGCGGATCAAGAGCGAGATCGAGTCCGTCAAGGGCGACATCTCCCGCCTCGAGGACCGTATCGAGGCGACGACCGATCGGATCGATGAGGCCGAATCCACTCGGCGAGAGGCGTTCGTCCAGATCGATCGCAAACAGGAACAGGTCGCCGACCTCGAGGACGAGATGCGCGAGTACAAACTCGAGAAGGCCTCGCTCACGTCCGAAGTGCAGGAGCGCGAGAGCGAGGTCGAGCGCCTCGAGACCGAAATCGACGACGTCGACACGGAGTACGACGAGGTCAAAGCCGAACTCCGGGAGCGAAAGGACGCCCTCGAGGCCGCGAAGACCGAAAAGAACGACCTCCAGCGCGAGCAGGACCGCCTGCTCGACGAGGCCCGCCGTCGCTCGAACGAGGTGAGCGAAACCGAGGCCGAGATCGAGGCTCTCCAGGAGTCGATTCCCGAGATCGAGACCCAGCGCAAGGACCTCGAACGCGAACTCCAAAAGGCCGAGGCCAACCGCGAGAACATCACTGGCGTCGTCGAGGACCTGCGTGACGAGAAGCGCGAACTGCAGGCGAAACTCGAGGAGATCGACGACGAGTTACAGGCCAAACAGGCCGAGTACGCCGAACTCGAGGCCAACGCTGGCGAAAGCGGCGACTCGTCGTTCGGTCGAGCGGTGACGACGATTCAGAACGCGGCCATCGACGGCGTCCACGGCCCTGTCGCGGAGCTGGGCAGCGTGAGCGGCGAGTACGCCGTCGCCTGCGAAACCGCGGCCGGCGGTCGGCTAGCGAACGTGGTCGTCGACGACGACGTGATCGGCCAGCAGTGTATCGAGTACCTCAAGTCGCGAAACGCCGGGCGAGCCACGTTTCTCCCGATCACGAAGATGCGCTCTCGAGGGCTACCGAACGCGCCCTCAGATCCGGGGGTCGTCGACTTCGCGTACAACCTGGTCGACTTCGACGACCAGTACGCGGGCATCTTCTCGTACGTCCTCGGGGATACCCTCGTCGTCGAGGACATCGAGACCGCCCGGGCGTACATGGGCGACTACCGCATGGTCACCCTCGACGGCGACCTCGTCGAGAAGAGCGGGGCGATGACCGGTGGCTCCCGGAAGGGATCCAGATACTCGTTCACCAGCGGCGGGAAGGGCCAGATCGAGCGCGTCGCCACCCAGATCGCCCAGTTACAGGACGAAAAACAGTCTGTCCGGAGCGACCTCCGGGGGGTCGAGGAGCGCCTCGACGACGCCCGCGACCGCCAGACCGACGCCGCCGACGAGGTGCGCTCGATCGAGGCCGAACTCGAGAAGTTAGACGAAAAACGAGCGCGTATCGAGGGTGACGTCGAAGACCTCGAGACGAAACTCGAGGACCTCGAGGACGACCGGGAGTCCGTCGACGAGCGGATGACCGAGATCGCCGACGAGATTGAGGCCACCACGGGAGAGATCGACGACATTCAGGCCGACATCGACGACCTCGAGACCGAACTCGCCGACTCGAAAATTCCCGAGCTCACCGCCCAGATCGAGGACCTCGGGGGCGAAATCGACGAGCGGGAAGAGCGGATGGACACCCTCGACACGAAGCTCAACGAACTCGGCCTCGAGAAGCAGTACGCCGAGGACGCCATCGAGGACCTTCACGACGACATCGAAACGGCCCAGAACCGCAAGGCCGAACTCGAGTCGACGATCGACGACTGCGAAGACGCCATCGAGGACAAACGCGGGGAACTCGAGGACAAACGCGAGGCCGTCGCGGAACTCGAGGACGAGTTAGCCGAACTCAAAGGCGAACGATCGGAGGTCAAAGAGGCCGTCTCGGAGGCCCGCACGGCACGCGACCAGCAGCAAGACCGGGTCAACGCCGTCGAGAGCAAACTCGAGTCCGCCCGCGAGCGCGCCGGCGCCCTCGAGTGGGAGATCGACGCCCTCGAGGAGGAAGTCGGCGAGTACGATCCCGAAGACGTTCCCGACCACGACACCGTCGTCGAGATGGTCGAGTTGCTCGAGGCCGACATGGAAGCGCTCGAACCGGTGAACATGCTGGCGATCGACGAGTACGACGACGTGCGCTCGGACCTCGACGACCTCGAGGAGGGACGGGAGACGTTGGTCGAGGAAGCGGAGGGCATCCGCGAGCGGATCGAACAGTACGAAACCCAGAAGAAACGGACGTTCATGGACGCCTACGACGCCATCGCCGAGCACTTCACCGACATCTTCGAGAAGCTCTCGGAGGGGACGGGGACGCTCCACCTCGAGGACGAGGTGGACCCGTTCGAGGGTGGCCTGACGATGAAGGCCCAACCTGGCGACAAGCCCATCCAGCGCCTGGACGCGATGTCCGGCGGTGAAAAGTCCCTGACCGCCCTGGCGTTTATTTTCGCCATCCAGCGCCACAACCCGGCGCCGTTCTACGCCCTCGACGAGGTCGACGCGTTCCTCGACGCGGTCAACGCCGAGCGCGTCGGTCAGATGGTCGACGAACTCGCGGGTCGGGCCCAGTTCGTCGTCGTCTCTCACCGCTCGGCGATGCTCGATCGGTCCGAGCGAGCTATCGGGGTCACGATGCAGCAAGATAACGTCTCGGCCGTGACGGGGATCGACCTGAGCGGCGACGGGGACGGCGAGGAGGTCCCGGCGGATGACTGA
- a CDS encoding segregation and condensation protein A has protein sequence MTDGDGEDDIPLQIAGHEDRERPGSARNSRAGDSVLAFDESEITGSDDSKDDLETAGDGGGGEARNEDEDDEVEPVELLVQLAKDGEIDPWDIDIVAVTDKFLEVLDDADLRTSGRALFYASVLLRMKSDELFAPDQPEEEELPPWEAPFADEAAMEDAAPGFDPIESLEAEMDRRLERKHARGKPETLDELVRELRDAERGTWWKSSRSYDTSGSPHGYGRGMQELSYHSGDDFRVDDEPTADDVTHTAHEEDIEAVIDDVEAELEAHYEKGRDEVLYAEIDHVGGTRVMTYLALLFLAHRGRLVLEQDELFSDLWIAPVTPEAEVEEAVAD, from the coding sequence ATGACTGACGGCGACGGCGAGGACGACATCCCGCTGCAGATCGCCGGTCACGAGGACCGCGAACGGCCGGGGTCTGCCAGGAACTCGAGAGCCGGGGACTCGGTCCTCGCGTTCGACGAGAGCGAGATCACTGGCTCGGACGACAGCAAAGACGACCTCGAGACGGCAGGTGACGGCGGAGGCGGCGAGGCCAGGAACGAAGACGAGGACGACGAAGTCGAACCCGTCGAACTCCTCGTCCAGCTCGCCAAAGACGGCGAGATCGACCCCTGGGACATCGACATCGTCGCCGTCACCGACAAGTTCCTCGAGGTGCTCGACGATGCAGACCTTCGAACGTCGGGTCGGGCGCTGTTCTACGCGAGTGTCCTCCTCCGGATGAAGAGCGACGAACTGTTCGCCCCCGACCAGCCCGAAGAGGAGGAACTCCCGCCGTGGGAAGCCCCCTTCGCCGACGAGGCGGCGATGGAGGACGCGGCACCTGGCTTCGACCCCATCGAAAGCCTCGAGGCCGAGATGGATCGACGCCTCGAGCGCAAGCACGCCCGCGGGAAGCCCGAGACGCTGGACGAGTTGGTCCGAGAGCTCCGGGACGCCGAGCGCGGCACCTGGTGGAAGTCCTCCCGGAGTTACGACACGAGTGGTTCCCCGCACGGATACGGTCGCGGGATGCAGGAGCTGAGCTACCACTCGGGGGACGACTTCCGGGTGGACGACGAGCCGACGGCAGACGACGTGACCCACACGGCCCACGAGGAGGACATCGAGGCCGTCATCGACGACGTCGAGGCCGAACTCGAGGCCCACTACGAGAAGGGGCGCGACGAGGTGCTCTACGCCGAGATCGACCACGTCGGCGGGACGCGGGTGATGACCTACCTTGCGTTGCTGTTTCTGGCCCACCGTGGACGGCTGGTGCTCGAGCAGGACGAACTCTTCAGCGACCTCTGGATCGCACCCGTGACGCCAGAGGCCGAGGTCGAGGAAGCGGTCGCGGATTGA
- the mtnP gene encoding S-methyl-5'-thioadenosine phosphorylase yields MTIGVIGGSGIYEALPLENVSTESVTTPYGEPSDDLTIGELAGQEVVFLPRHGEDHQHTPTEASYQANIYALKDAGVDRVISTNAVGSLREDLPPQSLVIPDQIFDRTKHRTPTFFGDGMVVHMGFADPYCPAMVDHLATAAEEAAETTVQEGGTYVCIEGPQYSTRAESEFYRDQGWDVVGMTTIPEAKLAREAEMSYATVTGITDYDVWKQDNEVTLEEVLENAAANQESINAVIEQAVRTMPEDFESEAWSALEGTINTPVESIPAETRERVELLAGQYLE; encoded by the coding sequence ATGACCATCGGCGTCATCGGCGGAAGCGGTATCTACGAAGCACTGCCACTCGAGAACGTCTCTACGGAGTCGGTGACGACGCCCTACGGCGAACCGAGCGACGATCTGACGATCGGTGAACTCGCCGGGCAGGAGGTCGTCTTCCTCCCGCGTCACGGCGAGGACCACCAGCACACTCCCACCGAAGCGAGTTACCAGGCGAACATCTACGCGCTCAAGGACGCAGGCGTCGACCGCGTCATCTCGACGAACGCCGTCGGCAGCCTGCGCGAAGACCTACCCCCGCAGTCGCTCGTGATCCCGGACCAGATCTTCGACCGAACGAAACACCGAACGCCGACGTTCTTCGGCGACGGGATGGTCGTCCACATGGGCTTCGCCGATCCGTACTGTCCGGCGATGGTCGATCACCTCGCGACCGCCGCCGAGGAAGCGGCCGAGACCACCGTCCAGGAGGGCGGCACCTACGTCTGCATCGAGGGACCCCAGTACTCGACCAGAGCCGAGAGCGAGTTCTACCGCGACCAGGGCTGGGACGTCGTCGGCATGACCACCATCCCGGAGGCCAAACTCGCCCGCGAGGCCGAGATGAGTTACGCCACGGTGACCGGAATCACCGACTACGACGTCTGGAAACAGGACAACGAGGTCACCCTCGAGGAGGTCCTCGAGAACGCGGCGGCCAACCAGGAGTCGATCAATGCGGTGATCGAGCAGGCGGTTCGGACGATGCCCGAGGACTTCGAGAGCGAGGCCTGGTCAGCGCTCGAGGGCACGATCAACACGCCCGTCGAATCGATTCCCGCGGAGACCCGCGAGCGCGTCGAGTTGCTGGCGGGGCAGTACCTCGAGTAG
- a CDS encoding MATE family efflux transporter: MFRLAWPLMVIQLLQVAYNIGDTFWLGALSPESVGALSLAFPLIFFLISIGGGFTAAGAILIAQHTGAGSGKGGLIAGQTLSFISIVAIVLGVLGYFVTDPMLALLPADPETKAVVIPLAANYMRIFFLGSPFLFGFFIFTSLMRGYGNTRAPMRVMAVSVVINLVLDPLLIFGVGPFPALGIEGAAVATVFSRAVATAIGLYVLFGTDVGPKIEAGHLVPQREYVSKITRLGVPTALEQSMSSLAMIAMTAMVATFPMAVVAAYGLGNRLISLAFLPAMGMGQATDTIVGQNLGAGKPDRAGRATWVASGVVAAIMFTAGAIAFVAPEPIVGVFMTSGEEGAAETIAHGSTYLRIAASMFVFMGVLQVLLGAFRGAGNTKTALVFSVVTLWIARVPVAYYLIFVAGWGTTGIWIGVVAGDVVGALAAIAYFTRGTWKGSIVDDEGEGADEPEQAGPEPASASSVND, from the coding sequence ATGTTTCGGCTCGCGTGGCCGCTCATGGTCATCCAGTTGCTGCAGGTCGCCTACAACATCGGCGACACCTTCTGGTTAGGCGCGCTGTCGCCCGAATCGGTCGGCGCACTGAGCCTGGCTTTCCCGCTGATCTTCTTCCTGATCTCGATCGGCGGCGGTTTCACCGCGGCGGGGGCGATCCTCATCGCTCAGCACACGGGCGCCGGGAGCGGCAAGGGCGGACTGATCGCCGGACAGACGCTCTCGTTCATCTCGATCGTCGCGATCGTGCTCGGCGTGCTCGGCTACTTCGTGACCGATCCGATGCTCGCCTTGCTTCCAGCAGATCCAGAGACGAAGGCCGTCGTGATCCCCCTGGCAGCCAACTACATGCGCATTTTCTTCCTCGGGTCGCCGTTCCTGTTCGGCTTCTTCATCTTCACCTCGCTCATGCGCGGCTACGGGAACACGCGGGCCCCGATGCGCGTGATGGCCGTCAGTGTCGTCATCAACCTCGTGCTTGACCCGCTGCTCATCTTCGGCGTCGGGCCGTTTCCCGCCCTCGGGATCGAGGGAGCGGCCGTCGCGACGGTCTTCTCGCGGGCCGTGGCGACTGCCATCGGTCTCTACGTCCTGTTTGGAACGGACGTCGGCCCGAAGATCGAGGCCGGCCACCTCGTGCCACAGCGCGAGTACGTCTCGAAGATCACGCGACTGGGCGTCCCCACAGCGCTCGAGCAGTCGATGAGTTCGCTCGCGATGATCGCGATGACGGCGATGGTGGCGACGTTCCCCATGGCCGTCGTCGCGGCCTACGGCCTCGGCAACCGACTCATCTCGCTTGCCTTCCTCCCGGCGATGGGGATGGGACAGGCGACCGATACGATCGTCGGTCAGAACCTGGGCGCGGGAAAGCCCGACCGCGCCGGCCGGGCGACCTGGGTCGCCTCCGGTGTCGTCGCCGCGATCATGTTCACGGCGGGAGCGATTGCGTTCGTCGCCCCGGAACCGATCGTCGGCGTGTTCATGACGTCCGGAGAGGAGGGGGCGGCCGAAACGATCGCCCACGGCAGTACGTACCTCAGAATCGCCGCCTCGATGTTCGTCTTCATGGGCGTCCTGCAGGTCCTCCTCGGCGCGTTTCGCGGGGCCGGGAACACCAAGACGGCGCTCGTCTTCTCGGTCGTCACCCTCTGGATCGCCCGGGTTCCGGTGGCCTACTACCTCATCTTCGTCGCCGGCTGGGGAACGACGGGCATCTGGATCGGCGTTGTCGCCGGCGACGTCGTCGGCGCGCTCGCTGCCATCGCCTACTTCACCCGCGGCACCTGGAAGGGGTCAATCGTCGATGACGAGGGCGAGGGCGCGGACGAACCCGAGCAGGCGGGGCCAGAACCGGCGAGCGCGTCCTCGGTAAACGACTGA